A single region of the Candidatus Caldatribacterium sp. genome encodes:
- a CDS encoding LacI family DNA-binding transcriptional regulator, translating to MRQRTHRVTMKDVAKEAGVALSTVSRFLNGTAPVSPRTQQKILEAIKRLNYRPDLTARNLKRRQTKTLGLFVPDITNPFYAELARGVADVARESGYSVILYATSYERDLEEDFVELVEQHQVDGVVISYSFINERLWRRLEESGAPAVLVDVYPVSSRWPSVVVDNEKGIEKALSYLVSLGHTEIGYLSEPPYVLSLVKRQRAFLNFIRRKGLSIRDEWVLVEKTQRNRVEIGFALGKKLLEAPRLPTAVVASSDLVAVGTLKAFLSSGVRVPEDISVVGFDDILLASYVHPSLTTVRQPKYEMGRTGVEYLLQFLQGKRECPPLTLIEPILVERDSCRGRG from the coding sequence ATGAGGCAGAGAACGCATCGGGTAACCATGAAAGACGTAGCGAAAGAGGCAGGAGTGGCTCTCTCGACGGTGTCGCGCTTTCTCAATGGTACGGCTCCGGTTTCCCCCAGGACCCAGCAGAAGATTCTTGAAGCCATCAAGCGGCTGAACTACCGTCCGGACCTCACGGCCCGAAACCTCAAAAGACGCCAGACAAAAACCCTGGGCCTTTTCGTCCCGGACATTACAAATCCCTTCTACGCGGAGCTTGCCCGGGGTGTTGCGGATGTGGCCAGGGAGTCCGGATACAGCGTCATCCTCTATGCGACTTCTTACGAGAGGGACCTTGAAGAGGATTTTGTGGAGCTCGTGGAGCAGCACCAGGTGGATGGGGTGGTCATCTCGTACAGCTTCATTAACGAACGCCTCTGGAGACGTCTTGAGGAAAGCGGTGCTCCTGCAGTCCTTGTCGATGTGTACCCCGTGAGTAGCCGGTGGCCCTCCGTGGTTGTGGACAACGAGAAAGGAATCGAGAAAGCCCTGTCCTACCTTGTATCCTTGGGACATACCGAAATCGGTTACCTGAGTGAGCCTCCATACGTTCTATCCCTTGTGAAGAGGCAGCGGGCTTTTCTGAACTTCATACGACGGAAAGGGTTGTCCATCCGGGATGAGTGGGTTCTTGTGGAGAAGACCCAGAGGAACCGGGTGGAGATTGGCTTTGCTCTGGGGAAAAAGCTCCTTGAGGCTCCAAGGCTTCCCACGGCAGTTGTGGCAAGTTCTGACCTTGTGGCCGTTGGAACGCTCAAGGCTTTTTTGAGTTCGGGAGTTCGCGTTCCCGAGGATATATCGGTTGTGGGTTTTGACGATATTCTCTTAGCTTCCTACGTCCATCCGTCGCTCACGACCGTGCGTCAGCCGAAGTACGAGATGGGTAGAACTGGAGTGGAGTATCTGCTACAATTTTTACAGGGAAAGAGAGAGTGTCCTCCGCTGACGCTTATTGAGCCTATCCTTGTGGAACGCGATTCCTGTCGAGGGAGGGGGTGA
- a CDS encoding alcohol dehydrogenase catalytic domain-containing protein yields MVPKTMKAWVFYEPEVMKFEEVPVPEIADDELLIRVRACGICGSDVAYYWGLSPLETPTGKGPLILGHEFSGEVVRVGKVPAERKLFSVGDRVTVNPVQYCNACEVCYRGFVNLCENKKVLGVSTNGAFAEYVASHYTHVYKLPDNVSFKAGAFVEPLANAVYGVKNLQVGFGNTVVVFGPGAIGLSVVALVKRSGAGRVILVGTQDFRLQVGKEMGADELINVRDTSSPYYTSNVVERIAELTGGRMADRVIVVTGSKEAMQLALEVSGRRSNIVYFGLPGAKDVIEVPALSSIFWDKNIRFSWLAPFTWVEAIQSIAGGLVDAERLVTHTFSLEKLMEGLQVAREKKGNPLKVMVVME; encoded by the coding sequence ATGGTTCCCAAAACGATGAAGGCCTGGGTATTCTACGAACCGGAGGTCATGAAGTTCGAGGAAGTCCCGGTTCCAGAAATTGCCGATGATGAGCTCCTCATTCGAGTCCGTGCCTGCGGCATTTGTGGGTCCGATGTGGCGTACTACTGGGGCCTTTCCCCCCTTGAGACGCCAACAGGCAAGGGACCCCTCATTCTGGGACATGAATTCTCCGGTGAAGTGGTCAGAGTGGGGAAGGTTCCGGCAGAGCGAAAACTCTTCTCGGTGGGCGATCGGGTAACAGTGAATCCGGTGCAGTACTGCAACGCCTGTGAAGTGTGCTACCGGGGGTTCGTCAACCTCTGCGAGAATAAGAAAGTCCTTGGGGTCTCGACAAATGGCGCCTTTGCCGAGTACGTTGCCTCTCACTATACTCATGTGTACAAGCTTCCTGATAATGTCTCCTTCAAAGCCGGGGCTTTCGTGGAACCCCTTGCCAATGCCGTGTACGGGGTGAAGAACCTCCAGGTTGGCTTTGGAAATACCGTGGTGGTCTTTGGTCCTGGAGCTATCGGTCTTTCCGTTGTGGCCCTGGTCAAGCGCAGCGGCGCAGGTAGAGTCATCCTTGTCGGTACCCAGGATTTCCGGCTCCAGGTGGGGAAGGAAATGGGAGCCGATGAGCTCATAAACGTCCGGGATACCTCTTCGCCCTACTACACCTCGAATGTCGTCGAGCGCATTGCGGAGCTCACGGGAGGACGGATGGCGGATCGGGTCATCGTGGTGACCGGAAGCAAAGAGGCGATGCAGCTTGCTCTTGAAGTTTCTGGACGCCGTTCGAACATCGTGTACTTCGGTCTTCCCGGGGCAAAAGACGTCATTGAGGTTCCTGCCCTTTCATCCATCTTCTGGGATAAGAATATTCGCTTCTCCTGGCTTGCGCCTTTCACCTGGGTTGAGGCCATCCAGAGTATCGCCGGAGGCCTTGTGGATGCAGAGCGTCTTGTGACCCATACCTTCTCTCTTGAGAAACTCATGGAAGGCCTGCAGGTTGCCCGGGAGAAGAAGGGGAATCCCTTGAAGGTTATGGTAGTCATGGAGTAG
- a CDS encoding sugar phosphate isomerase/epimerase: MSLGKAKISIGSWAYAIGPYASHPVPLDEVIMRLSELGFDGIELGGFKPHAHPDLYPTKEDRKKLLGLLEKYRLGVSAYVADLWSFPFASGDPKIVQAYEDMFDRSLEFCADCGFTKIRVDTVTGTPFPKDWDYKETWERVVAMFRKCADKAKDVGVMVVWEFEPGFIFNKPSEIRKMHDDVNRENFKVLLDTSHAQMCAVVGAKQTEPKETLPGGILELVEMLRGRIGHVHLIDSDNTLHDDETSTHAPFGTGYVDFEKVIPAIVASGYTSDWWCIDLCFWPNAWDITADSIRFLRDLFARLGMA; the protein is encoded by the coding sequence ATGTCCTTGGGCAAAGCAAAGATTTCCATCGGAAGCTGGGCCTACGCTATCGGTCCCTACGCGAGTCACCCGGTACCCCTTGATGAAGTCATCATGCGCCTCTCAGAGCTTGGCTTTGATGGCATTGAGCTTGGAGGTTTCAAGCCCCACGCCCATCCTGACCTTTACCCCACAAAGGAAGACCGTAAAAAACTCCTTGGACTCCTTGAAAAGTACCGCCTTGGAGTCAGTGCGTACGTAGCGGATCTCTGGAGTTTCCCTTTCGCAAGTGGTGATCCCAAAATCGTTCAGGCCTATGAGGACATGTTCGACCGTTCCCTCGAGTTCTGTGCAGATTGCGGTTTCACCAAAATCCGTGTGGACACCGTAACCGGTACACCTTTTCCAAAGGACTGGGACTACAAGGAGACCTGGGAGCGGGTTGTGGCGATGTTCCGGAAATGTGCGGATAAAGCCAAGGACGTAGGTGTCATGGTGGTCTGGGAGTTTGAACCGGGATTCATCTTCAACAAACCCAGCGAGATAAGGAAAATGCATGATGATGTGAACCGGGAGAATTTCAAGGTTCTCCTTGATACGAGTCACGCCCAAATGTGCGCTGTTGTTGGGGCAAAGCAGACCGAGCCCAAGGAGACCCTCCCTGGTGGCATTCTTGAGCTTGTGGAGATGCTTCGGGGCCGTATCGGCCATGTGCACCTCATAGATTCCGACAATACCCTGCACGACGATGAGACGAGCACTCATGCTCCCTTTGGGACCGGGTATGTCGACTTTGAGAAGGTCATTCCGGCAATTGTGGCAAGTGGCTACACTTCAGATTGGTGGTGCATTGATCTCTGCTTCTGGCCCAACGCCTGGGATATCACTGCCGATTCCATTCGATTCCTGCGGGATCTCTTTGCCAGGCTTGGCATGGCATAA
- a CDS encoding O-antigen ligase family protein: MASKAKKKEKKTAPPPKELSILEQILFGVLFLLTLLAPYYRGLYFRLERYPFLLVICVVGILLGILRLVRRFSLEVPRFSLFLFFFVLLYGLNVFFAAHHGLAHQEFVNWGTYVLFFLLLSSVEIPLPFGTFFLLFGANNVILVILGLIQAFGGLQGNSGTLGMSFFEMFVGGRLHATLQYPNTASAYFGMGFLALLGVVLLPEEETWKKNLAFFFAFLVLEGLFFTYSRGGMLVVALVLFVSLFILPQNARGNLLASLLSIVPVFFALIPFLERFLASGKPLFFFGLSLAGGFLSLALRRALLSLETWVASLSRRKFALFAGTFFVAASALFLSAVHLGFLGRQAERLIDISLRTRNVWERLVFYRDGLKLFAERPLCGWGGGGWEALYYSVRSFPYFTRSTHNFYLQILIEGGIFGILIFGVFLYFLFRGLFVKLWKESSPLAGILLALLLLAFLHGFVDVDFNLGAYQLAVWFFVACATQVFLGRKENVSSLRIPPLLFTXXXGDYAAQQGDWTTATAFYEKALRFEPWDPDLRRALSAALRERFLRERDPVLRKWSIEEGEKALRLAPQSAATLEHLGVLYAERGSFEEAFSLLRHAIEQNPFDAQPYLTFARVSKAVGEFLLARGERVSKAVGEFLLARGEKGKAAEYLKRGLEVESLLERAASSSLEPMRGDPKEVLEVLSEIREILNRVGE, from the coding sequence ATGGCTTCAAAGGCAAAAAAGAAAGAAAAAAAGACCGCTCCACCTCCCAAGGAACTTTCTATCCTCGAGCAAATCCTCTTTGGGGTCCTTTTCCTTTTGACCCTCCTTGCACCTTACTACCGGGGTCTCTACTTTCGCCTGGAACGGTACCCTTTCCTTCTTGTAATTTGCGTCGTCGGAATTCTCCTTGGGATTCTTCGCCTGGTGCGCCGCTTTTCCCTTGAAGTCCCCCGTTTTTCCCTCTTCCTTTTCTTTTTCGTCCTCCTCTACGGGCTCAACGTCTTTTTCGCTGCCCACCACGGTCTTGCCCACCAGGAATTCGTCAACTGGGGTACCTACGTGCTCTTCTTTCTCCTTTTGTCCTCCGTGGAGATTCCTCTTCCCTTTGGTACCTTTTTCCTCCTTTTTGGAGCAAATAACGTTATCCTTGTAATCCTTGGACTTATCCAGGCCTTTGGAGGGCTGCAGGGAAATTCTGGAACTCTTGGGATGTCCTTCTTCGAAATGTTTGTGGGAGGAAGACTCCACGCCACCCTCCAGTACCCGAACACCGCTTCAGCGTACTTTGGGATGGGATTCCTTGCCCTCCTTGGGGTCGTCCTCCTTCCCGAGGAGGAAACCTGGAAGAAGAACCTTGCGTTCTTTTTCGCCTTTCTTGTCCTTGAAGGACTCTTCTTCACCTACTCCCGTGGAGGGATGCTCGTTGTGGCTCTGGTACTTTTCGTGTCCCTTTTCATTCTCCCTCAAAATGCTCGAGGAAACCTCCTGGCAAGCCTTCTCTCCATAGTCCCGGTCTTTTTTGCCCTTATCCCCTTCTTAGAGCGCTTTCTGGCTTCGGGAAAGCCCCTTTTCTTCTTCGGTCTTTCCCTCGCGGGAGGATTTCTTTCCCTTGCCCTGCGCAGAGCCCTCCTTTCCCTTGAAACCTGGGTGGCTTCTCTTTCAAGACGGAAGTTTGCCCTCTTTGCGGGCACCTTTTTTGTTGCTGCCTCTGCGCTCTTTCTCTCTGCCGTTCATCTTGGGTTTCTCGGGCGGCAGGCAGAGCGTCTCATTGATATCAGCCTCCGGACCCGAAACGTCTGGGAGCGCCTTGTGTTCTACCGGGATGGTCTGAAGCTCTTCGCCGAGCGCCCCTTGTGCGGCTGGGGCGGAGGGGGATGGGAGGCCCTGTACTACTCGGTCCGGTCCTTCCCCTACTTCACCCGGAGTACGCACAACTTTTACCTCCAGATTCTCATCGAAGGAGGAATCTTTGGTATCCTTATCTTTGGGGTTTTCCTCTACTTCCTCTTCCGAGGGCTTTTCGTAAAACTCTGGAAGGAATCCTCTCCTCTTGCGGGAATTCTCCTTGCTCTCCTTCTTCTTGCCTTCCTCCATGGATTCGTCGACGTTGACTTCAACCTCGGTGCGTACCAGCTCGCCGTGTGGTTCTTTGTGGCCTGTGCTACCCAGGTGTTTCTGGGGCGAAAGGAAAACGTTTCTTCTCTTCGCATCCCTCCTCTGCTTTTCACNNNNNNNNTTGGAGACTACGCTGCACAGCAGGGAGACTGGACAACTGCAACCGCTTTTTACGAAAAAGCCCTGCGCTTTGAACCATGGGACCCGGATCTCCGCAGAGCCCTGAGCGCAGCCCTGCGGGAAAGGTTCCTCAGAGAGCGTGACCCAGTCCTCAGGAAGTGGAGTATTGAGGAAGGAGAAAAAGCCCTGCGCCTTGCACCCCAAAGTGCAGCCACCTTGGAACACCTCGGAGTGCTCTACGCCGAGCGAGGGAGTTTTGAGGAAGCTTTTAGCCTTTTAAGACATGCCATAGAGCAAAACCCCTTCGATGCCCAACCGTACCTGACCTTTGCAAGGGTTTCGAAAGCGGTTGGAGAGTTCCTCCTTGCAAGGGGAGAAAGGGTTTCGAAAGCGGTTGGAGAGTTCCTCCTTGCAAGGGGAGAAAAGGGAAAAGCCGCAGAGTACCTCAAGCGGGGGCTTGAGGTTGAAAGTCTTCTTGAGCGTGCCG